DNA from Streptomyces sp. NBC_01476:
GGTGAAGGCGATCGTGCCGAAGAGCACGAGGAGGCCCACGGCGAGGCAGCCCACGACGGACATCACCAGCGGGGCCAGGCCGGACGTGCCGGGGCCGTCCACCGCGAGGTCGATGCCCAGGGCGAGACAGGCGGCGCCCGCCGCGGCGAGCACCCACTGCATACGGTTGCTGGCGCGGCCCGTCCATTCCTGGGACGCGCCGGTCTGATGCCGGGGCGCGTGCTTCATGGCACGAAGCGTACTAAGCGCTCGGGAGAGGGGCACCCATCTTCCTCAGGTTGTGGCGGGAGTCGCGCTTGAGCGCCGCGCCCTCGGGGTAGGCCAGGGCCGCCGCGGGAAGCGCCGCGGCCCGGTGCCCACCGAGGATCACGGTCACGGCGCCGGTTGGGCCGACCGGGGTGACGCCCGTCGCACCGATCCGGCGCAGCGCCTGCGCGGCGACGGCGTGCGCGGAGCCGTAGAGCTCGGCGTCCGGTACGGCGGCGGCGATCCGGCCGGCGACGAGTTCGTAGTGCGTGCAGCCGAGGACGACGCCGGTCACGTCCGGTGGGGTCAGGGCGGCGGCGGCGTCCACGGCGGCGCGTACGGCGTCGGTGTCGGCCCGCTGCACGGCGTCGGCGAGGCCGGGGCAGGGCACCTCGGTGACGCGGGCGCCGTTGCCGAAGTCGGCGATCAGGCCCCGCTGGTAGGCGCTGCCGGTGGTGGCGGGGGTGGCCCAGATCGCCACGGCCCGGTGCTCGGCGGCGGCCGGCTTGATCGCGGGGACGGTGCCGATGACGGGCAGCCCGGGTTCGAACGCGGCCCGCAGGGCGGGCAGCGCGTGCACGGTCGCGGTGTTGCAGGCCACGATCAGCGCGTCGAGATCCTCCTCCGCGGCGGCCCGCGCGCAGGCCAGTGCCCGCCGCGTCACGTCCTCCGCGGACCGCGGCCCCCACGGCATGCCCTCCGGGTCCGACGCGAGCACGAGCTCCACGTCCCCCCGCGCCTCCCGCACCGCCGCAGCCGCGGCCAGCAACCCGATCCCCGAATCCACCAGCCCGATCTTCACGGCTCTTACTCTAAGCGCCCCCACCCCGCCCCCCAACGCGACGGCCCACCACCACCACCACCAACCGCCGCAGCGGGCGGGACGCGAGACGAAAGCACCCCGGCGGCGCCCAACCCACAGATCACCAACCCGAGCCCCCGCAGAACGGCACCCGACAAACCGCCGCAACGGCGGGACGCGAACGAATGGATCCCGGCGGTGCCGAACCACAGATCACCAACCCGAGCCCGCGAAGCACCGCACCCCACCAACCGCCGCAACGGCGGGACGTGAGACGAAAGCACCCCAGCGGTGCCCAACCAACAGATCGCCACTACGCATGCGTGGGCCGCAGGGGACGTGTCCCGGTCAGGCGCCCCGCAGGGGATGGCAGACTGCGGGGCGTGATGGTGATGTGGGTGGTTGCCGGGGTGTCCCTCGCCGCTTGGGTGTGGCTGCTGGTGGGGCAGGGGGGCTTCTGGCGTACGGACGTGCGGCTGCCCGAGGGCACTGAGCCGGCGCGGTGGCCGAAGGTCGCCGTCGTGGTCCCGGCGCGGGACGAGGCCGAGGTGCTGGGGGTGAGCCTGCCGTCCCTGCTGGCGCAGGTCTACCCGGGCGAGGCCGAGGTCTTCCTGGTGGACGACGGCAGTTCGGACGGCACCGGAGAACTCGCCGAGAAGCTGGGCGCGAGCCACGGCGGACTCCCGCTGACCGTGACCTCGCCGGGCGAACCTCCGGCCGGCTGGACCGGCAAGCTGTGGGCGGTACGCCACGGCATCGCCCTGGCCCGCGAACGGACCGGCGCCGACTACCTGCTGCTCACCGACGCCGACATCGCCCACCGCCCGGACAGCCTGCGCGCACTGGTCGCCGGCGCGGTCGGCGCCGACCTCGACATGGTGTCGCAGATGGCCAGGCTGCGGGTGGAGACCGGCTGGGAGCGCCTGATCGTCCCCGCCTTCGTCTACTTCTTCGCCCAGCTCTACCCCTTCCGCCGGATCAACCGCCCCCGTTCCCGTACCGCCGCCGCGGCAGGCGGCTGCGTACTGATCCGCTCGACCGCGGTCACCGCTGCCCGCGTCCCGGACTCGATCCGCCAGTCGGTGATCGACGATGTCGCACTGGCCCGCGCGGTGAAGCGCTCCGGCGGCCGGATCTGGCTGGGCCTGGCCGAGCAGGTGGACAGCGTCCGCCCCTACCCCGGCCTCGGCGAGCTGTGGCGGATGGTGTCCCGCAGCGCCTACGCCCAACTGCGGCACAACCCCGCCGTACTGGCCGGCACGGTCCTCGGGCTGGCGCTGATCTACCTGGTGCCGCCGGTCGCCGCGATCGGCGGCGCGCTGGCCGGCGCCTGGCCGCTGAGCGCCCTGGGGTTCGCGGCGTGGGCCGTGATGACCGGCAGCTATCTGCCGATGCTGCGCTACTACGGGCAGCCGCTGTGGCTGGCGCCGCTGCTGCCGTACACCGCGGGGCTGTACCTGCTGATGACGGTGTACTCGGCGTTCGAGCACTACCGCGGCCGGGGCGCCGCCTGGAAGGGCCGCACCTACGCCCGGCCGGACGCCACGGTCTGACGTCACTTCCGGCCGGGCGTCCAGTTGAGTCCCCAGCCGTACGCGTAGTCGACGGTCCGCTGCGGGCTCACCCCGGTGCGCGGCAGGAGGTAGCGCGCCTCCCGCCGTACGACGAGGTCGGACCCTTCGCGGGTGATCAGCGCGAGCGCGCACACCTTGGAGTCGACGGTGCACTCGTCGAGTGCGAAGTCGACGGGCGCGCCGTGCTGCGGGCGCAGTGTGACGCTCGCGTGCAGGCCGGCGAAGCTGTCGGCGCCCTCGTAGATGGTGACGAAGACGAGGATCCGCCGGAAGTACGCGAGGTGGTCGAGGTTGACGGTGAGGTTCTCGCCCCCGGCGGCGGCGCCGGTCCGGTCGTCGCCGTCGAGCAGGATGAACGGCGGCTGGTGCAGGGAGCCGAGGGCGCCGCCGAGTGCCTGGACGACGCCCTTGCTGCCGTCGGTCAGCTCGAAGAGCGCACACAGGTCAAGATCGATGCCGCCGCGCCAATGACCGCTGGGCGCCTGCCAGTTGAGCCCGACTCGCAGCGCACCCGAGGTGGCGCCCTGCGTGGCCAGCGACACCGCGGGCGCGCTCTTGGTGAGGGTCACCTTGGAGAGCGACACCGGCGCGGCAGGAAGGACAGGCTCGACCGGGGCGACGGGCGCACCCCCCGGCTGCGGCCCGGCGGTCCCGGTCCCGGTCCCCGGTGAGGCCGTCGCCTCGAACGGCGGGACCTGCGACAGCCCGTACGTCCCGGCGAGTTCGGCGAACCCGCCGTCGTACCCCTGCCCGACCGCCCGGAACCGCCAGCCGCCGGCCCGCCGGTAGCACTCGCCGAGGACGTACGCGGTCTCGGTGGTCGCTCCCGTGCAGTCGAACTGCGCGGGCTCCGCGCCCGGTGCGCCGACCCGTACCCACAACTCCGGGACCGAGCCGAAGGAGCCGCCGTCGCCGCGGGCGACCACCAGCACCGCGTGGGTCCCGGGGCCGAGCGCGGCCAAGTCGACGGTGAGGGTGTCGACGGTGAACTCCGCGCGGACCGCGCTGCCTTCGTGCCGTACGGCCCCCGAAGCGTGCACGGGGGCGCCCGGGTGGACGAGGTCGCCGGCATCACGCAGCGCACCCGTCTCACTGAGCAACAGAGCGCACACATGGGCCCGCGGCGCTCCCGGCTCCGCCCGCCGCCCGAACTCCACCCGCACGGCCGCCGTCGGCAGGCCCGTGTTCTCCCCTTTGCGCAGGCTCATCCGCTCCCCCTCCCCGGCGCGCCGAGACCCCCGGCAACCCCCTCGACGCATGCGTTTTACCTGATCACATCACGACTCGCTGACCGTTTTTCGCGGATTCGCTCATATTGAGGACAGGAGGGCACTCACTGCGCATCAAACAACCTTCTAAT
Protein-coding regions in this window:
- a CDS encoding glutamate racemase — translated: MKIGLVDSGIGLLAAAAAVREARGDVELVLASDPEGMPWGPRSAEDVTRRALACARAAAEEDLDALIVACNTATVHALPALRAAFEPGLPVIGTVPAIKPAAAEHRAVAIWATPATTGSAYQRGLIADFGNGARVTEVPCPGLADAVQRADTDAVRAAVDAAAALTPPDVTGVVLGCTHYELVAGRIAAAVPDAELYGSAHAVAAQALRRIGATGVTPVGPTGAVTVILGGHRAAALPAAALAYPEGAALKRDSRHNLRKMGAPLPSA
- a CDS encoding glycosyltransferase, which gives rise to MWVVAGVSLAAWVWLLVGQGGFWRTDVRLPEGTEPARWPKVAVVVPARDEAEVLGVSLPSLLAQVYPGEAEVFLVDDGSSDGTGELAEKLGASHGGLPLTVTSPGEPPAGWTGKLWAVRHGIALARERTGADYLLLTDADIAHRPDSLRALVAGAVGADLDMVSQMARLRVETGWERLIVPAFVYFFAQLYPFRRINRPRSRTAAAAGGCVLIRSTAVTAARVPDSIRQSVIDDVALARAVKRSGGRIWLGLAEQVDSVRPYPGLGELWRMVSRSAYAQLRHNPAVLAGTVLGLALIYLVPPVAAIGGALAGAWPLSALGFAAWAVMTGSYLPMLRYYGQPLWLAPLLPYTAGLYLLMTVYSAFEHYRGRGAAWKGRTYARPDATV
- a CDS encoding TerD family protein, which gives rise to MSLRKGENTGLPTAAVRVEFGRRAEPGAPRAHVCALLLSETGALRDAGDLVHPGAPVHASGAVRHEGSAVRAEFTVDTLTVDLAALGPGTHAVLVVARGDGGSFGSVPELWVRVGAPGAEPAQFDCTGATTETAYVLGECYRRAGGWRFRAVGQGYDGGFAELAGTYGLSQVPPFEATASPGTGTGTAGPQPGGAPVAPVEPVLPAAPVSLSKVTLTKSAPAVSLATQGATSGALRVGLNWQAPSGHWRGGIDLDLCALFELTDGSKGVVQALGGALGSLHQPPFILLDGDDRTGAAAGGENLTVNLDHLAYFRRILVFVTIYEGADSFAGLHASVTLRPQHGAPVDFALDECTVDSKVCALALITREGSDLVVRREARYLLPRTGVSPQRTVDYAYGWGLNWTPGRK